The Pyxidicoccus sp. MSG2 DNA segment AGCCGCTGCTCCGAGCGCGTCCCGTCCGCCAGCGTCACCGTGTCCCGCACGTGCTGGAAGTCCAGCACCAGCGTGCCGCCCCACCGCGACACGCGCTTCAGCGGAATCAGCAGCGCGCCTCCCGCCGAGAAGCCCGTGGCCTCCGCCTCGGCGCCCGACGCGTCGCGCGCCGCCAGCGTCACCGGCAACTCGCCGCGCGCCTCCAGCTTCAGTCCCAGGAAGAGCGGCACCAGCACGCGCCCATTCACCAGCGCCGCGTGCCGCACGCCTCGCGCCAGCACCGGTTCCGCCGAGCTGCCGAAGAGCGGAAGCTGCGCGAAGCCATAGCCCGCCCCCACCTCCGCCCGCACCGGCCCCAGGAACAGCCGCGCCCTCGGGCCCACCGACGCGCGCAGCAGGCTGCCGCCGGTGATCCGCAGCGCGCCCTCCTTCAAGTCGAACGCCTCGCGCTGCACGCCCGCCCACGCGCCCAGCCATGGCCCCACCCACCCCATGCCCACCACCGCCAGGTCGTTCGGAGTCAACCCCTCGTAGGTGAGCCCCGGCCCTACATCCGCCTGCTGTCCGTCACGCAGCGCCACGCCGTAGCGCAGGCGCAGCGAAGCATGCTCGGCCACCTGCTCCGCCCGGGCGGATGCCGGGGGAACCAGGACGAGGAGCACCAGCGCCAGTCGCGCCAGAAGGAGTAAGAAGGGGGTGGGGGGATGCAAAGCCCGGCCGAGTATAGAGAAAGCTGCGAAGGCCCCCAACCCCGTGACCCCGGAATGGTCCGCGGAGGCCTCCGTGCGCCCCCGCCGCCTTCCTACAGCCCGTCCGTACGGCATGGGGACGGCCACAGAACGCGCTCGGAGACGTGGATGGCTTCTTGCTGGAGTGGGTTCGCTTTGCTAAGCATCCTGACGGTCGGTAGCGGCTCGTCTAACCTCCGGGATTCACTCCAGAAACAATCGGAGCATCGCGTGAGCGGGGCGAGCTAACGCTGAGGAGCGCATACGCCCATGGGCACGCAACTGGTGATGTACGAAGAGGAGTTCACCAAGATCAACGCCGTTTGCGACCGGCTCACCAAGGACGCGAACGCGAAGGTGGTCTTCCTCGTCGACAAGAACGGGCAACTCATCTCCTCGGCCGGGCAGACGCAGAACATCGACACCACCTCGCTCGCCTCGCTGACGGCCGGCAACGTGGCGGCGATGGGCGGCCTGGCCAAGCTGATCGGTGAGAACGAGTTCCCCAACCAGTTCCACGAGGGGGCCAAGGACTCGCTGTACATGACCATCGTCGGCAGCCGGGTCGTGCTGGTCGTCATCTTCGACAACCGCACCAGCCTCGGCCTCGTCCGCCTGCGCATCAAGAAGGCCAGCGACGAGCTCACGAAGATCTTCGAGAGCCTGGTGAAGAAGACCGACAGTCCGGGAGCCGGGTCGCCCTTCGCCGAGATCTCCGACGACGATATCGACAACCTCTTCAGCGAGTAAGCCGGGAAGCCATGTCCTTCATCAACTACTCATCCCGCGAAATCAACTGCAAGATTGTCTATTACGGGCCCGGGCTCTGCGGGAAGACGACCAACCTCCAGTACATCTACAACAAGACCGCCGCGGAGACGAAGGGCAAGCTCATCTCGCTCTCCACGGAGACGGACCGCACGCTCTTCTTCGACTTCCTCCCGCTGTCGCTCGGTGAGATTCGCGGCTTCAAGACGCGCTTCCACCTGTACACGGTGCCCGGTCAGGTCTTCTACGACGCCAGCCGCAAGCTCATCCTCAAGGGCGTGGACGGCGTGGTCTTCGTCGCCGACAGTCAGATCGAGCGCATGGAGGCCAACATGGAGTCGATCGAGAACCTCCGTGTGAACCTCGCCGAGCAGGGCTACGACCTGAACAAGATTCCGTACGTGGTCCAGTACAACAAGCGCGACCTGCCCAACGCGGTGACGGTGGAGGAGATGCGCAAGGCGCTCAACCCGCGCAACATCCCCGAGTACCAGGCCGTGGCCCCCACCGGCGTCGGCGTGTTCGACACGCTCAAGGCGGTGGCGAAGCTGGTCCTCACGGAGCTCAAGAAGGGCGGCTGAAGCAAGCAGGCCACCGGGCGGGCGACGGTCGCCGCTCGCACCGGTCGTGACAAGACGGCCCGCCGGGAAGGGTGCTATGACCTGGGCCGTCGGGTCGGGCCGTCCAGCTTCTTGAGGTCGCACCGTGCGTGTCGCTGCCGCCACCTTCCACCTCCTCGCGCTCCTGAGCGCCACCG contains these protein-coding regions:
- the mglB gene encoding gliding-motility regulator GTPase-activating protein MglB, with translation MGTQLVMYEEEFTKINAVCDRLTKDANAKVVFLVDKNGQLISSAGQTQNIDTTSLASLTAGNVAAMGGLAKLIGENEFPNQFHEGAKDSLYMTIVGSRVVLVVIFDNRTSLGLVRLRIKKASDELTKIFESLVKKTDSPGAGSPFAEISDDDIDNLFSE
- the mglA gene encoding gliding-motility regulator Ras-like GTPase MglA is translated as MSFINYSSREINCKIVYYGPGLCGKTTNLQYIYNKTAAETKGKLISLSTETDRTLFFDFLPLSLGEIRGFKTRFHLYTVPGQVFYDASRKLILKGVDGVVFVADSQIERMEANMESIENLRVNLAEQGYDLNKIPYVVQYNKRDLPNAVTVEEMRKALNPRNIPEYQAVAPTGVGVFDTLKAVAKLVLTELKKGG